From the Xiphophorus maculatus strain JP 163 A chromosome 20, X_maculatus-5.0-male, whole genome shotgun sequence genome, one window contains:
- the LOC102227480 gene encoding myosin heavy chain, fast skeletal muscle-like: MGDSEMECFGAAAPYLRKPERERLEAQNTPFDAKSAYFVSEPSEMYLKGKLVKREGGKATVETLTGKSITVKEDEIFPMNPPKFDKIEDMAMMTHLNEPTVLYNLKERYAAWMIYTYSGLFCVTVNPYKWLPVYDSMVVAGYRGKKRIEAPPHIFSISDNAYQFMLQDRENQSILITGESGAGKTVNTKRVIQYFATIAVAGGKKSEPVAGKMQGSLEDQIIAANPLLEAYGNAKTVRNDNSSRFGKFIRIHFGSTGKLASADIETYLLEKSRVTFQLSAERSYHIFYQLTTGHKPELIEALLITTNPYDYPMISQGEISVKSINDIEEFIATDTAIDILGFTPEEKISMYKLTGAVMHHGNMKFKQKQREEQAEPDGTEVADKIAYLMGLNSADLLKGLCYPRVKVGNEMVTKGQTVPQVNNAVSALCKSVYEKMFLWMVVRINEMLDTKQSRSYFIGVLDIAGFEIFDFNSLEQLCINFTNEKLQQFFNHHMFVLEQEEYKKEGIEWEFIDFGMDLAACIELIEKPLGIFSMLEEECIVPKATDMTFKSKLYDQHLGKSAPFQKPKPVKGKPEAHFSLMHYAGTVDYNVVGWLEKNKDPLNDTVVQLYQKSAAKLLAYLYASHASTEAEGGAKKGGKKKGGSFQTVSALFRENLGKLMTNLRSTHPHFVRCLIPNESKTPGLMENHLVIHQLRCNGVLEGIRICRKGFPSRILYGDFKQRYKVLNASVIPEGQFIDNKKASEKLLGSIDVDHTQYKFGHTKVFFKAGLLGLLEEMRDEKLAILVTMTQALCRGFLMRREFVKMMERREAIYSIQYNIRAFMNVKTWPWMKLYFKIKPLLKSAETEKEMAQMKEDFAKTKEDLAKALAKKKELEEKMVSLLQEKNDLQLQIQSEGENLADAEERCEQLIKAKIQLEAKLKETAERLEDEEEINAELTAKKRKLEDECSELKKDIDDLELTLAKVEKEKHATENKVKNLVEEMASQDETIAKLSKEKKALQEAHQQTLDDLQAEEDKVNTLTKAKTKLEQQVDDLEGSLEQEKKLRMDLERAKRKLEGDLKLAQETIMDLENDKQQSEEKIKKKDFETSQLLSKIEDEQVLGVQLQKKIKELQARIEELEEEIEAERAARAKVEKQRADLSRELEEISERLEEAGGATAVQIEMNKKREAEFQKLRRDLEEATLQHEATAASLRKKQADSVAELGEQIDNLQRVKQKLEKEKSEYKMEIDDLSSNMESIAKAKANLEKMCRSLEDQLSEVKTKNEENVRQLNDIGLQRARLQTENGEISRQLEEKDALISQLTRSKQAFTQQIEEFKRRIEEEVKAKNALAHAVQSARHDCDLLREQYEEEQEAKAELQRAMSKANSEVAQWRTKYETDAIQRTEELEEAKKKLAQRLQDAEESIEAVNAKCASLEKTKQRLQGEVEDLMIDVERANALAANLDKKQRNFDKVLAEWKQKYEESQAELEGAQKEARSLSTEMFKLKNSYEEALDHLETLKRENKNLQQEISDLTEQISETGKTIHELEKSKKVVETEKTELQTSLEEAEATLEHEESKILRVQLELTQVKSEVDRKIAEKDEEIEQIKRNSQRVMESMQSTLDAEVRSRNDALRIKKKMEGDLNEMEIQLSHANRQAAEAQKQLRNVQGQFKDAQLHLDEALRGQDDMREQVAMVERRNNLMVAEIEELRAALEQTERSRKVAEQELVDASERVTLLHSQNTSLINTKKKLEADFIQIQGEVEDAIQEARNAEEKAKKAITDAAMMAEELKKEQDTSAHLERMKKNLEVTVKDLQHRLDEAENLAMKGGKKQLQKLEARVRELEGEIDAEVRRSADAIKGVRKYERRVKELTYQTEEDKKNIARLQDLVDKLQLKVKSYKRQAEEAEEQANAHLTRYRKVQHEMEEAQERADIAESQVNKLRAKSREIGKSKDSEE, encoded by the exons ATGGGGGATTCGGAAATGGAGTGTTTTGGCGCGGCGGCCCCATACCTCCGCAAGCCAGAAAGAGAGCGTCTTGAAGCTCAGAACACTCCCTTTGATGCCAAATCAGCATATTTTGTGTCTGAGCCCTCTGAGATGTACTTAAAGGGGAAACTGGTCAAGAGAGAGGGCGGCAAAGCCACCGTGGAGACTCTTACTGGGAAG AGCATCACCGTGAAGGAAGATGAAATCTTCCCCATGAACCCTCCAAAATTCGACAAGATTGAGGACATGGCCATGATGACTCACCTCAATGAGCCCACTGTGCTGTATAACCTCAAAGAGCGATATGCAGCATGGATGATCTAT ACCTACTCTGGGTTGTTCTGCGTCACTGTGAACCCCTATAAGTGGCTACCAGTGTACGATTCAATGGTTGTTGCAGGATACAGAGGGAAGAAGAGAATTGAGGCTCCTCCCCACATCTTCTCCATCTCTGATAACGCCTATCAGTTCATGCTCCAAG ACAGAGAAAACCAATCTATCCTGATTAC TGGAGAATCTGGTGCAGGAAAGACTGTGAACACCAAACGTGTCATCCAGTACTTTGCGACAATTGCAGTAGCTGGTGGAAAGAAATCTGAGCCAGTTGCTGGAAAAATGCAG GGTTCACTGGAAGATCAGATCATTGCAGCCAACCCACTGTTGGAGGCTTATGGAAATGCCAAGACTGTGAGGAATGACAACTCTTCCCGTTTT GGAAAATTCATCAGAATCCACTTTGGGTCAACTGGAAAGCTGGCTTCAGCTGATATTGAAACAT ATCTGCTGGAGAAATCTCGAGTGACATTCCAGCTGTCTGCTGAGAGGAGCTACCACATCTTCTATCAGCTCACAACAGGCCACAAACCCGAGCTAATAG agGCTCTCCTGATTACCACAAATCCCTACGACTATCCCATGATCAGTCAGGGTGAAATCAGTGTGAAGAGTATCAATGACATTGAAGAATTCATTGCTACTGAT ACTGCCATCGACATCCTGGGTTTCACTCCAGAGGAAAAGATCAGCATGTATAAACTGACAGGAGCTGTGATGCATCATGGAAACATGAAGTTCAAGCAGAAGCAGCGGGAAGAGCAGGCTGAACCTGATGGCACTGAGg tggCCGATAAAATCGCCTACCTCATGGGTCTGAACTCTGCTGATTTGCTCAAAGGTTTGTGTTACCCCCGAGTGAAGGTCGGGAATGAAATGGTGACCAAAGGTCAAACTGTTCCCCAG GTCAACAATGCAGTGAGTGCTCTCTGCAAGTCTGTCTATGAGAAGATGTTCTTATGGATGGTCGTCAGAATCAATGAGATGTTGGACACCAAGCAGTCAAGGAGCTACTTTATCGGTGTCTTGGACATCGCTGGTTTTGAAATCTTTGAT TTCAACAGCTTGGAACAGCTGTGCATCAACTTCACCAATGAAAAACTGCAACAGTTCTTCAACCATCACATGTTCGTCCTGGAGCAAGAAGAGTACAAGAAGGAGGGAATTGAATGGGAGTTCATTGACTTTGGCATGGACTTGGCTGCGTGCATTGAGCTCATTGAGAAG CCTCTAGGCATCTTCTCCATGCTTGAAGAGGAGTGTATTGTTCCCAAGGCAACAGACATGACCTTCAAGAGCAAACTGTATGACCAACATCTGGGAAAAAGTGCTCCCTTCCAGAAACCAAAACCGGTCAAAGGCAAACCTGAGGCTCATTTCTCTCTGATGCACTATGCTGGCACTGTGGACTACAATGTTGTTGGTTGGCTGGAAAAGAACAAGGACCCCCTGAATGACACGGTGGTCCAGCTTTACCAGAAGTCAGCGGCGAAGCTGCTGGCTTACCTGTATGCATCTCATGCGTCGACAGAGG CTGAGGGTGGTGCAAAAAAAGGTGGCAAGAAGAAGGGTGGGTCATTTCAGACTGTGTCAGCTTTGTTCAGG GAGAATTTGGGCAAGTTGATGACCAACTTGAGGAGCACTCATCCACATTTTGTGCGCTGCTTGATTCCAAATGAATCAAAGACTCCTG GTCTAATGGAGAACCATCTGGTCATCCACCAGCTGAGGTGTAACGGTGTGCTGGAGGGTATCAGAATCTGCAGGAAAGGTTTCCCCAGCAGAATCCTTTATGGTGACTTCAAGCAGAG ATACAAAGTGTTGAATGCCAGTGTCATCCCTGAGGGACAGTTCATTGACAACAAGAAGGCTTCTGAGAAACTCTTGGGCTCTATTGATGTTGATCACACTCAGTACAAGTTTGGACACACTAAG GTGTTCTTCAAGGCTGGTCTGCTTGGTCTCTTAGAGGAGATGCGAGATGAAAAACTTGCAATCTTGGTCACAATGACTCAGGCTCTCTGCAGAGGCTTCCTCATGAGACGAGAGTTTGTCAAAATGATGGAACGCAG GGAAGCCATTTACTCCATCCAGTACAACATCCGCGCATTCATGAACGTCAAGACATGGCCATGGATGAAGCTGTACTTCAAGATCAAACCTCTGCTGAAGAGTGCAGAGACGGAGAAGGAGATGGCCCAAATGAAAGAAGACTTTGCCAAGACCAAAGAGGACCTGGCAAAGGCTTTGGCTAAGAAGAAAGAACTGGAGGAGAAGATGGTTTCTCTTCTTCAGGAAAAGAATGACCTGCAGCTGCAGATTCAGTCG GAGGGTGAAAACCTGGCTGATGCAGAGGAAAGGTGCGAGCAactaattaaagcaaaaatccaGCTTGAAGCCAAACTCAAAGAGACAGCTGAGAGACTGGAGGATGAAGAAGAGATCAATGCTGAGCTGACagcaaagaagagaaaactCGAGGACGAATGCTCTGAGTTGAAGAAGGACATTGATGACTTGGAGCTGACTCTGGCCAAAGTGGAAAAGGAGAAACATGCCACTGAAAACAAG GTTAAAAACCTGGTTGAGGAAATGGCTTCTCAAGATGAAACCATTGCTAAGCTgtcaaaggagaaaaaagccCTACAAGAGGCCCATCAGCAGACCCTGGATGATCTGCAGGCAGAGGAAGACAAAGTCAACACTCTGACCAAAGCCAAGACAAAACTGGAGCAGCAAGTGGACGAT cttGAAGGTTCCCTGGAGCAGGAAAAGAAACTCCGTATGGATCTTGAGCGAGCAAAAAGGAAGCTGGAAGGAGATCTGAAACTGGCTCAAGAAACCATAATGGATCTGGAGAATGACAAGCAGCAGTCTGAAGAGAAGATAAAGAA gaAAGACTTTGAAACAAGTCAGCTTCTCAGCAAAATTGAGGATGAGCAAGTGCTTGGTGTTCAGCTTCAGAAGAAGATAAAAGAACTTCag GCCCGAATTGAGGAGCTAGAAGAGGAGATTGAGGCTGAGCGAGCTGCTCGGGCCAAAGTGGAGAAGCAGAGGGCCGATCTTTCCAGGGAACTTGAGGAGATCAGCGAGAGGCTTGAGGAAGCTGGTGGAGCAACTGCTGTTCAGATCGAGATGAACAAGAAGCGCGAGGCTGAGTTTCAGAAGCTGCGCCGTGACCTTGAAGAGGCCACCCTGCAGCATGAGGCCACGGCCGCATCTCTCCGTAAGAAGCAGGCCGACAGCGTGGCGGAGCTGGGAGAGCAGATTGATAACCTCCAGAGAGTCAAACAGAAGctggagaaagagaaaagtgaATACAAGATGGAGATCGATGACCTCTCCAGCAACATGGAGTCCATTGCAAAAGCAAAG GCAAACCTTGAGAAAATGTGTCGCAGTCTTGAGGATCAACTGAGTGAGgtgaaaacaaagaatgaagaaaatgtgCGACAGCTGAATGACATCGGTTTACAGAGGGCAAGACTGCAAACAGAGAATG GTGAAATCAGTCGCCAGCTGGAGGAGAAAGATGCCTTGATCTCTCAGCTGACGAGGAGCAAGCAGGCTTTCACTCAGCAGATTGAAGAATTTAAGAGGCGTATTGAAGAAGAAGTTAAA GCCAAGAATGCTCTGGCTCATGCGGTTCAGTCGGCTCGTCATGACTGTGATCTGCTCAGAGAGCAGtatgaagaggagcaggaggccAAAGCTGAGCTGCAGCGCGCTATGTCCAAGGCTAACAGCGAGGTGGCTCAGTGGAGAACCAAGTATGAGACTGATGCCATTCAGCGCACTGAGGAGCTGGAAGAGGCCAA GAAGAAGCTCGCCCAGCGTCTTCAGGATGCAGAAGAGTCCATTGAGGCTGTGAATGCAAAATGCGCCTCACTGGAAAAGACCAAGCAGAGGCTGCAGGGTGAGGTGGAGGACCTGATGATCGACGTGGAGAGAGCTAATGCTCTGGCTGCAAATCTTGACAAGAAGCAGAGGAACTTTGACAAG gttCTTGCAGAGTGGAAGCAGAAGTATGAGGAGAGCCAGGCTGAGCTGGAAGGAGCTCAAAAAGAAGCTCGCTCCCTCAGCACTGAAATGTTTAAGCTTAAGAATTCATATGAAGAAGCTCTGGACCATCTGGAGACCTTGAAGAGGGAGAATAAGAACCTGCAAC aggaAATTTCTGATCTGACTGAGCAAATCAGTGAAACTGGAAAAACCATTCACGAACTAGAGAAATCAAAAAAGGTTGTAGAGACAGAGAAGACTGAACTTCAAACTTCTCTTGAAGAGGCAGAG GCCACCCTGGAGCATGAGGAGTCTAAGATTCTCCGTGTTCAGCTGGAGCTTACCCAAGTCAAGAGTGAAGTTGACAGAAAAATTGCAGAAAAGGATGAAGAGATCGAGCAGATCAAGAGGAACAGCCAGAGGGTGATGGAGTCCATGCAGAGTACTCTGGATGCTGAGGTCAGGAGCAGGAACGACGCCCTGAGAAtcaagaagaagatggagggaGATCTCAATGAGATGGAGATACAACTGAGCCACGCCAACCGGCAGGCGGCAGAAGCCCAGAAGCAGCTGAGAAACGTTCAGGGACAGTTTAAG GATGCACAACTGCACCTTGACGAGGCTCTGAGAGGCCAAGATGACATGAGAGAGCAGGTTGCGATGGTGGAGCGCAGGAACAACCTGATGGTTGCTGAGATCGAGGAGCTCAGAGCTGCTCTGGAGCAAACGGAGAGAAGCCGCAAAGTGGCTGAACAGGAGCTGGTGGATGCTAGTGAGCGTGTTACCCTGCTGCACTCTCAG AATACCAGCCTCATCAACACCAAGAAGAAGCTGGAGGCTGACTTCATTCAGATCCAAGGTGAGGTGGAAGATGCCATTCAGGAGGCAAGAAATGCTGAAGAAAAGGCAAAGAAGGCCATCACTGAT GCTGCTATGatggcagaggagctgaagaagGAGCAGGACACCAGTGCTCATTTGGAGAGGATGAAGAAGAACCTGGAGGTCACAGTGAAGGACCTGCAGCACCGTCTGGATGAAGCTGAAAATCTGGCCATGAAGGGAGGCAAGAAGCAGCTCCAGAAACTGGAGGCCAGG GTTCGTGAATTGGAGGGTGAGATTGATGCTGAAGTGAGACGCAGTGCAGATGCTATCAAGGGAGTACGAAAGTACGAAAGAAGAGTGAAGGAGCTGACCTATCAG acagaggaggacaagaagAATATTGCTCGACTGCAGGATCTGGTGgacaaactgcagctgaaaGTGAAATCCTACAAGCGGCAGGCTGAGGAGGCT GAGGAGCAGGCCAACGCTCATCTGACCAGATACAGGAAGGTGCAGCATGAGATGGAGGAGGCTCAGGAGCGTGCTGACATCGCAGAGTCCCAGGTCAACAAGCTGAGGGCCAAGAGTCGGGAGATTGGCAAG TCCAAAGACTCAGAGGAGTGA